The following are encoded in a window of Citrobacter freundii genomic DNA:
- a CDS encoding MFS transporter, whose amino-acid sequence MNQEKHERSTKDLVRAAVSGWLGTALEFMDFQLYSLGAALVFHEIFFPEQSAAMALILAMGTYGAGYIARIVGAFIFGKMGDSIGRKKVLFITITMMGICTTLIGVLPTYAQIGIFAPVLLVTLRIVQGLGAGAEISGAGTMLAEYAPKGKRGIISSLVAMGTNCGTLSATAIWAVMFFALDREELLAWGWRIPFLASVVVMIFAIWLRMNLKESPVFEKVNDGENAPALNDPSESSLGAMFSSKSFWLATGLRFGQAGNSGLIQTFLAGYLVQTLLFNKSIPTDALMISSVIGFITIPLLGWLSDKYGRRLPYIILNISAIILAYPMLSIVVDNSYSPGVIMTALIVIHNFAVLGLFALENITMAEMFGARNRFTRMAISKEAGGLVAVGFGPVLAGIFCNMTQSWWPILVMVIIYSLIGLVSALLMPEVKDRDLSVLEDAAEVSKTEKIRAGATQVS is encoded by the coding sequence ATGAATCAAGAAAAACACGAAAGATCAACGAAAGATCTGGTGAGAGCCGCCGTTTCAGGATGGTTAGGCACGGCGCTCGAATTTATGGATTTTCAGTTATATTCTTTGGGTGCCGCACTGGTATTCCATGAGATATTTTTCCCGGAACAATCAGCCGCCATGGCGCTCATTTTAGCGATGGGCACGTACGGAGCTGGTTATATTGCTCGTATCGTTGGGGCATTTATATTTGGAAAGATGGGGGACAGCATCGGGCGTAAAAAGGTGCTGTTCATTACCATCACCATGATGGGGATTTGTACCACGCTAATTGGCGTGCTGCCGACCTATGCGCAGATTGGTATCTTTGCGCCAGTGTTGCTGGTGACGCTGCGTATTGTGCAGGGATTGGGTGCCGGTGCTGAAATTTCTGGCGCGGGAACCATGCTTGCAGAGTATGCGCCAAAAGGAAAACGCGGCATTATTTCCTCCCTTGTTGCGATGGGAACAAACTGTGGGACGCTCAGCGCCACGGCCATCTGGGCGGTGATGTTCTTCGCGCTTGATCGCGAAGAGTTGTTAGCCTGGGGCTGGCGTATTCCGTTCCTGGCTAGTGTGGTGGTGATGATTTTCGCCATCTGGTTACGTATGAATCTCAAAGAAAGCCCGGTATTTGAGAAAGTAAATGATGGGGAAAATGCACCTGCATTGAATGACCCTTCAGAGAGTTCGCTGGGTGCGATGTTCAGCAGTAAATCTTTCTGGTTGGCAACCGGATTACGCTTTGGTCAGGCGGGTAACTCAGGTTTAATTCAGACCTTTCTTGCCGGTTATCTGGTACAGACGTTGTTATTTAATAAATCAATACCCACCGATGCGTTGATGATAAGTTCTGTTATTGGATTTATTACTATACCGCTTCTGGGGTGGTTGTCTGATAAATATGGTCGTCGTTTACCTTATATCATCCTGAATATATCAGCCATCATTCTGGCTTATCCAATGCTGTCTATTGTGGTTGATAATTCGTATAGTCCTGGCGTCATCATGACCGCGCTGATTGTTATCCATAACTTTGCCGTATTGGGGTTATTTGCCCTCGAAAATATCACCATGGCTGAAATGTTCGGTGCTCGTAATCGATTTACGCGTATGGCCATTTCAAAAGAGGCTGGCGGATTAGTGGCCGTTGGTTTTGGTCCCGTGTTAGCCGGTATTTTCTGTAACATGACCCAGTCCTGGTGGCCTATTTTAGTGATGGTCATTATCTACTCACTGATCGGTTTAGTTTCAGCACTCCTGATGCCTGAAGTTAAAGATCGTGACCTGAGTGTTCTGGAAGATGCGGCTGAGGTGAGTAAAACCGAGAAGATCCGTGCCGGTGCGACTCAGGTCAGTTGA
- the ydfZ gene encoding putative selenium delivery protein YdfZ, with amino-acid sequence MKTYDRNRNAITTGSRVMISDTGITGRIKAIDSDGLTAEQIRRGKTVEIEGCEGKYAPLELIRLGMN; translated from the coding sequence ATGAAAACATACGATCGTAACCGTAACGCAATCACCACCGGCAGCCGCGTCATGATCAGTGACACTGGCATTACTGGCCGCATCAAGGCTATTGATTCCGATGGCCTGACCGCAGAGCAAATTCGCCGCGGGAAAACAGTGGAAATCGAGGGTTGTGAAGGTAAATACGCCCCTCTGGAATTGATTCGTCTGGGTATGAACTGA
- the ydeE gene encoding efflux MFS transporter YdeE codes for MNTTLRRSTLALLASSLLLTIGRGATLPFMTIYLNRQYGLSVDLIGYAMTVALTIGVIFSLGFGILADKFDKKRYMLLAITGFASGFIAIPLVHNVIVVVLLFALINCAYSVFATVLKAWFADNLSATNKTKIFSLNYTVLNIGWTVGPPLGTLLVMQSINLPFWLAALCSAFPLVFIQTWVKRSEVPSEGLNASVWSPSVLLRDKALCWFTLSAFLASFVGGAFASCISQYVMVVADGDFAEKVVAVVLPVNAAMVVTLQYAVGRRLSSANIRPLMAGGTLFFVLGLVGFIFSGNSLLMWGISAAFFTIGEIIYAPGEYMLIDNIAPAGMKASYFSAQSLGWLGAAFNPLVSGVILTTLPSWSLFVVLMIAIILAWALMLKGMRAKPWGQPVVC; via the coding sequence ATGAATACCACTCTGAGAAGATCCACTCTCGCGTTACTCGCCTCCTCACTATTACTGACGATTGGGCGGGGTGCCACGCTCCCGTTTATGACCATCTATCTCAACCGACAGTACGGCCTGAGCGTCGATCTGATTGGTTACGCCATGACGGTCGCCCTGACTATTGGCGTTATCTTCAGCCTGGGCTTCGGTATTCTGGCCGATAAGTTCGATAAAAAACGCTATATGCTGCTGGCGATTACTGGTTTTGCGTCTGGCTTTATCGCGATCCCTCTGGTGCATAATGTTATCGTAGTGGTGTTGCTTTTTGCCCTTATCAACTGCGCCTACTCCGTCTTTGCCACCGTGCTGAAAGCCTGGTTTGCCGATAACCTCTCTGCCACCAACAAGACCAAAATTTTTTCACTTAACTATACAGTACTCAACATTGGCTGGACCGTGGGTCCGCCGCTCGGCACGCTGCTGGTGATGCAAAGTATCAACCTGCCGTTCTGGCTGGCAGCGCTTTGCTCAGCCTTCCCGTTGGTATTTATCCAGACGTGGGTGAAACGTTCAGAAGTGCCATCCGAGGGACTGAACGCATCCGTCTGGTCCCCCTCGGTACTGTTGCGCGATAAAGCGTTATGCTGGTTTACCCTGTCAGCGTTTTTGGCCTCGTTTGTGGGCGGCGCATTTGCGTCCTGTATTTCTCAGTACGTGATGGTGGTTGCTGACGGTGATTTCGCAGAAAAAGTGGTGGCCGTGGTCCTGCCCGTCAACGCGGCAATGGTGGTTACATTGCAATATGCCGTCGGGCGCCGTCTTTCCAGCGCCAACATCCGCCCGTTAATGGCCGGCGGAACATTATTCTTTGTGCTGGGATTAGTGGGTTTTATTTTTTCCGGCAACAGTCTGCTAATGTGGGGCATTTCTGCAGCGTTTTTTACCATCGGCGAAATCATTTACGCACCGGGCGAATATATGCTTATCGACAACATTGCCCCCGCGGGGATGAAAGCGAGCTATTTCTCCGCCCAGTCACTGGGCTGGCTTGGCGCGGCATTTAACCCGTTAGTCAGCGGCGTTATTCTGACGACCCTGCCGTCATGGTCGCTGTTTGTGGTGCTGATGATTGCCATCATTCTGGCCTGGGCGCTGATGCTAAAAGGCATGCGAGCTAAACCCTGGGGCCAGCCTGTAGTCTGTTAA
- the mgtS gene encoding protein MgtS, which produces MLGNMNVFMAVLGIILFSGFLAAYFSHRWDD; this is translated from the coding sequence ATGCTGGGTAATATGAATGTTTTTATGGCCGTTCTGGGAATTATTTTATTTTCTGGTTTTCTGGCCGCCTACTTTAGCCACAGATGGGATGATTGA
- the ydfG gene encoding bifunctional NADP-dependent 3-hydroxy acid dehydrogenase/3-hydroxypropionate dehydrogenase YdfG, translating into MIVLVTGATAGFGECITRRFIENGHKVIATGRRHERLQELKDELGDNLYTAQLDVRNRAAIEEMLAALPAEWRNIDILVNNAGLALGLEPAHKANVDDWETMIDTNNKGLIYMTRAVLPGMVERNRGHIINIGSTAGSWPYAGGNVYGATKAFVRQFSLNLRTDLHGTAVRVTDIEPGLVGGTEFSNVRFKGDDDKAVKAYENTTALTPEDVTEAVWWVASLPAHVNINTLEMMPVAQSFAGLSVHRG; encoded by the coding sequence ATGATCGTTTTAGTAACCGGAGCAACCGCAGGTTTTGGTGAGTGCATTACGCGTCGTTTTATTGAGAATGGGCATAAAGTTATTGCCACCGGACGCCGCCATGAGCGTCTGCAAGAGCTGAAAGACGAGCTGGGCGATAACCTGTATACCGCACAACTTGACGTACGTAACCGTGCCGCAATTGAAGAGATGCTGGCCGCCCTACCAGCCGAATGGCGCAACATAGATATTCTGGTCAACAACGCCGGTCTGGCGCTGGGTCTTGAACCGGCCCATAAGGCTAACGTTGACGACTGGGAAACCATGATCGACACCAACAACAAAGGGTTGATTTATATGACCCGTGCCGTACTGCCGGGTATGGTCGAACGTAATCGTGGTCATATTATCAATATCGGTTCAACCGCCGGTAGCTGGCCCTATGCCGGAGGTAACGTGTATGGCGCAACAAAAGCGTTTGTTCGCCAGTTTAGCCTGAACTTACGTACCGACCTGCATGGCACTGCCGTGCGCGTGACCGATATTGAACCGGGCCTGGTTGGCGGTACGGAGTTCTCTAACGTGCGTTTCAAAGGCGACGATGATAAAGCCGTCAAAGCCTACGAAAACACCACCGCGCTGACGCCGGAAGATGTCACTGAAGCCGTGTGGTGGGTGGCGTCATTACCTGCGCATGTCAACATTAACACCCTTGAAATGATGCCTGTTGCACAGTCTTTTGCAGGCTTGAGCGTCCACCGGGGTTAA
- a CDS encoding GntR family transcriptional regulator, translating to MTVETQLNPTQPVNQQIYRILRRDIVQCLIAPGTPLSEKEVSVRFNVSRQPVREAFIKLAENGLIQIRPQRGSYVNKISLSQVQNGCFVRQAIECAVARRAASMITDKQCYQLEQNLHQQRIAIDRKQLNDFFLLDDEFHQKLALIADCQLAWDTVENIKATIDRVRYMSLDHVSPPEMLLRQHHDIFAALEKHDSDAVERAMMLHLQEIGESVQLIRQENSDWFSED from the coding sequence ATGACCGTAGAAACGCAACTCAACCCTACACAGCCGGTAAATCAGCAGATTTATCGTATTCTTCGTCGCGACATCGTGCAGTGTCTGATTGCGCCCGGTACGCCGCTTTCAGAGAAAGAGGTTTCCGTCCGCTTTAATGTATCACGCCAGCCAGTACGCGAAGCATTCATCAAACTGGCTGAGAACGGCCTGATTCAGATCCGTCCTCAGCGTGGCAGTTACGTGAACAAGATTTCGCTGTCGCAGGTGCAAAATGGGTGTTTTGTTCGCCAGGCAATTGAATGCGCGGTTGCCCGTCGCGCCGCGTCGATGATCACTGACAAGCAGTGTTATCAGCTCGAGCAGAATCTGCATCAGCAGCGCATCGCTATTGATCGTAAACAGCTTAACGATTTTTTCCTGCTGGACGATGAGTTTCATCAGAAGCTGGCGTTAATAGCGGATTGTCAGCTCGCCTGGGACACAGTGGAAAACATCAAGGCAACCATCGATCGCGTTCGCTATATGAGCCTCGATCACGTCTCCCCGCCGGAAATGCTCCTGCGTCAGCATCACGACATTTTTGCCGCGCTGGAAAAGCATGACAGCGATGCCGTTGAGCGCGCGATGATGTTGCACCTGCAGGAAATCGGTGAATCTGTTCAGCTGATTCGTCAGGAAAATAGCGACTGGTTTAGCGAAGATTAA
- a CDS encoding mannitol dehydrogenase family protein — protein sequence MQNKLLAAKAALPDYDRSKLVPRIVHLGFGAFHRAHQGVYADILAAEHNSDWGYCEVNLIGGEQQIADLKQQDNLYTVAEMSADAWTARVVGVVKNALHAQVDGLEAVLAALCEPQVAIVSLTITEKGYCHSPATGQLMLENPLIAADLQNPHQPKSAPGVIVEALARRKAAGLAAFTVMSCDNMPENGHVMRNVVTAYARAVDAGLADWIEQHVTFPSTMVDRIVPAVTPDTLDKIEQLTGVRDPAGVACEPFRQWVIEDNFVAGRPQWEKAGAELVADVIPFEEMKLRMLNGSHSFLAYLGYLAGYQHINDCMGDDNYRVTARALMLQEQAPTLKVKGVDLQQYADRLIERYSNPALRHRTWQIAMDGSQKLPQRMLDSVRWHLVHGSRFDLLALGVAGWMRYVGGVDEKGDAIEISDPLLPVIQNAVQSSKEGEERVQALLAIDAIFGRELPQVELFRTRVTEAYLALLAEGAKVTVAKYAAKLK from the coding sequence ATGCAAAACAAACTCTTGGCAGCTAAGGCTGCACTTCCTGACTACGATCGTAGCAAACTGGTCCCACGTATTGTTCATCTGGGGTTTGGTGCGTTTCACCGTGCGCATCAGGGCGTTTACGCGGATATCCTGGCGGCCGAGCACAACAGTGACTGGGGATATTGCGAAGTTAACCTGATCGGCGGCGAGCAGCAGATTGCCGACCTGAAACAGCAGGATAATCTGTATACCGTCGCGGAAATGTCGGCCGATGCCTGGACGGCGAGAGTGGTTGGCGTTGTCAAAAACGCGCTGCATGCGCAGGTTGATGGTCTTGAGGCTGTTCTTGCCGCCCTGTGCGAACCGCAGGTGGCTATCGTTTCTCTCACTATTACCGAGAAAGGATACTGCCACTCCCCGGCAACTGGACAACTGATGCTGGAAAACCCGCTGATCGCCGCCGATCTGCAAAATCCGCATCAGCCCAAATCTGCGCCGGGCGTCATTGTTGAAGCGCTTGCTCGCCGCAAAGCTGCCGGTCTGGCCGCATTTACCGTGATGTCCTGCGATAACATGCCTGAAAACGGTCATGTCATGCGTAACGTGGTTACTGCGTACGCGCGTGCGGTGGACGCCGGGCTGGCAGACTGGATCGAACAGCATGTGACGTTCCCGTCGACCATGGTTGACCGTATTGTTCCTGCCGTAACGCCCGATACGCTGGATAAAATTGAACAGCTTACCGGCGTGCGCGATCCGGCGGGCGTGGCGTGTGAACCGTTCCGTCAGTGGGTAATTGAAGACAACTTTGTTGCCGGTCGTCCACAATGGGAAAAAGCAGGAGCTGAGCTGGTGGCCGATGTTATCCCGTTCGAAGAGATGAAGCTGCGTATGCTTAACGGTAGCCACTCTTTCCTCGCCTATCTCGGCTATCTGGCGGGATACCAACACATTAACGACTGTATGGGGGACGACAATTATCGTGTTACCGCCCGTGCGCTGATGTTGCAGGAGCAGGCCCCGACGCTGAAAGTGAAAGGCGTTGATTTACAGCAGTATGCCGATCGTTTGATTGAACGTTACAGCAACCCGGCACTGCGTCACCGTACCTGGCAGATAGCGATGGACGGCAGCCAAAAACTTCCGCAGCGTATGCTCGATTCCGTACGCTGGCATCTTGTGCACGGCAGCCGTTTCGACCTGCTGGCGCTGGGTGTGGCGGGTTGGATGCGCTACGTAGGTGGCGTGGATGAAAAGGGCGACGCGATTGAGATTAGCGATCCGTTACTGCCGGTTATCCAGAATGCGGTGCAGAGCAGTAAAGAGGGCGAAGAACGTGTTCAGGCGCTGCTGGCAATCGATGCTATCTTTGGTCGTGAGCTGCCGCAGGTTGAGTTGTTCAGAACCCGCGTTACCGAAGCGTATCTGGCCTTACTGGCGGAAGGGGCGAAGGTGACGGTGGCGAAGTATGCCGCGAAATTGAAGTAA
- a CDS encoding Zn-dependent oxidoreductase: MKSIVIEKANTLVIEERAIPTPASGEVRVKIKLAGICGSDSHIYRGHNPFAKYPRVIGHEFFGIIDAVGEGVDRSRLGERVSVDPVISCGHCYPCSIGKPNVCTSLVVLGVHRDGGFSEFAVVPAKNAWPIPDSVKDEHAVMVEPFTIAANVTGQVKPTENDIALIYGAGPMGLTTVQALKRVYNVKTVVIADRIEERLAMAKQCGADWTINNGQQSLQDFLAEKGLKPTIIVDAACHPSILQEAITLASPAARIVLMGFSSEPCQIVQQGITGKELSIYSSRLNANKFPVVIDWLVKGLIDPNKLITHTFDYHHVTDAIELFEKDQQHCCKVLLTFAE, from the coding sequence ATGAAAAGTATTGTGATTGAAAAAGCGAATACGCTGGTGATTGAAGAAAGAGCAATTCCTACTCCAGCGTCGGGCGAAGTCAGGGTCAAGATTAAGCTGGCAGGAATTTGTGGCTCCGATAGTCATATCTATCGTGGGCATAATCCCTTCGCAAAATATCCACGCGTCATCGGCCACGAGTTTTTTGGCATTATTGATGCGGTAGGCGAGGGTGTTGATCGTTCGCGTTTAGGCGAGCGAGTATCTGTTGATCCCGTGATCAGCTGTGGACACTGTTACCCCTGCTCAATAGGTAAACCGAACGTCTGCACGTCGTTGGTGGTGCTGGGCGTCCATCGTGATGGCGGTTTCAGTGAATTTGCTGTTGTACCGGCAAAAAATGCCTGGCCGATCCCGGACTCAGTGAAAGATGAACATGCCGTTATGGTTGAGCCTTTTACTATTGCGGCAAACGTGACCGGACAAGTTAAACCCACAGAAAACGACATTGCGCTTATTTACGGTGCGGGGCCGATGGGGCTGACGACCGTTCAGGCACTTAAACGTGTCTATAACGTAAAAACGGTGGTGATTGCCGACAGGATTGAAGAGCGTCTGGCAATGGCTAAACAGTGTGGTGCTGACTGGACCATAAATAATGGTCAGCAATCGTTACAGGATTTTCTGGCTGAAAAAGGGTTAAAACCCACAATCATCGTGGATGCAGCTTGTCATCCATCTATTTTACAGGAGGCTATTACGCTGGCGTCGCCGGCGGCACGGATTGTGTTGATGGGATTCTCCAGCGAACCTTGCCAGATTGTACAGCAGGGCATTACCGGGAAAGAACTTTCCATTTATTCATCACGGTTAAACGCGAATAAATTCCCGGTGGTTATTGATTGGCTGGTTAAAGGGCTTATCGACCCGAATAAATTGATTACCCACACTTTTGACTATCACCACGTTACAGACGCAATCGAATTGTTTGAGAAAGACCAGCAGCACTGCTGCAAAGTTTTACTCACATTCGCTGAATAA
- the dcp gene encoding peptidyl-dipeptidase Dcp — MSLTNPFLRQSTLPYQAPPFDHIDVHHFDHIDVHHYRPAFDEGVRQKRAEIDAIVQNSQPANFANTLLALEQSGALLTRVTSVFFAMTAAHTNDELQRLDEAFSAELAELANDIYLNAALFARVEAVWGQRAVLGLDAESLRLLEVVYQRFVLAGAQLNEEDKARLKLLNTESATLTSQFNQRLLAANKSGALVVDNVHQLDGLSPEEKAMAAAIAREKGLQDHWVIPLLNTTQQPALAALHDRQTRETLFTRAWTRAENNDANDTRAIVQRLAEIRMQQAKLLGFAHYAAWKIADQMAKTSEAALTFMRAIVPAARRRVHDELAEIQNAIDKEQGDFSVQAWDWAYYAEQVRREKYALDEAQLKPYFALDTVLNDGVFWTANQLYGITFIERFDIPVYHPDVRVWEIFDHDGTGLALFYGDFFARESKSGGAWMGNFVEQSMLNETRPVIYNVCNYQKPAQGQRALLLWDDVITLFHEFGHTLHGLFASQRYATLSGTNTPRDFVEFPSQINEHWASHPLVFARYARHVETGERMPESLQDKMQRASLFNKGYDMTELLSAALLDMHWHTLENGERILSVAEFEQCALTAEGLNISAVPPRYRSTYFAHIFGGGYAAGYYAYLWTQMLADDGYQWFVENGGLTRENGQYFREAILSRGNSADLHGLYPAWRGREPGINAMLRNRGLEQ; from the coding sequence ATGTCGTTAACGAATCCTTTTTTACGTCAAAGCACTTTGCCTTATCAGGCTCCGCCATTTGATCACATAGACGTGCATCATTTTGATCACATAGACGTGCATCATTACCGTCCCGCGTTTGACGAAGGTGTTCGGCAAAAGCGTGCCGAAATCGACGCCATTGTGCAAAATTCACAGCCCGCAAATTTTGCTAATACGCTGCTGGCACTTGAGCAGAGCGGGGCACTGTTAACGCGCGTCACCAGCGTGTTCTTTGCCATGACGGCAGCGCATACCAACGATGAATTACAGCGTCTTGATGAAGCGTTTTCCGCTGAGCTGGCGGAGCTGGCGAATGATATTTATCTTAACGCGGCACTTTTTGCGCGCGTAGAGGCCGTCTGGGGACAGCGTGCCGTGTTAGGACTGGATGCAGAGTCCTTACGGTTGTTGGAGGTCGTCTATCAGCGTTTTGTACTGGCTGGTGCCCAATTGAATGAAGAAGACAAAGCGCGTCTCAAATTGCTGAACACCGAATCAGCCACGCTGACAAGCCAGTTCAATCAGCGCCTGCTGGCGGCGAATAAATCAGGTGCCCTGGTGGTGGATAATGTCCATCAACTGGATGGATTAAGCCCGGAAGAGAAAGCCATGGCGGCTGCAATTGCCAGGGAGAAAGGGCTTCAGGACCATTGGGTTATCCCGCTGTTGAACACGACACAACAGCCTGCGCTTGCCGCGTTACATGACAGGCAGACCCGTGAGACGCTGTTTACCCGTGCATGGACGCGGGCTGAAAATAATGATGCCAACGATACGCGCGCCATCGTTCAGCGGCTGGCGGAAATCCGAATGCAGCAGGCGAAGTTACTTGGTTTTGCTCATTATGCAGCGTGGAAAATTGCCGACCAAATGGCAAAAACGTCGGAAGCAGCGCTCACTTTTATGCGCGCTATCGTTCCGGCTGCGCGTCGGAGAGTCCATGATGAACTGGCTGAAATCCAAAATGCCATAGATAAAGAGCAGGGCGATTTTAGCGTGCAGGCCTGGGACTGGGCCTATTATGCCGAACAGGTTCGCCGTGAAAAATATGCTCTTGATGAGGCACAGCTGAAACCCTATTTTGCGTTAGATACGGTGCTGAACGATGGTGTGTTCTGGACGGCAAACCAGCTCTATGGCATTACGTTTATCGAGCGTTTCGACATCCCTGTATATCACCCGGATGTACGGGTATGGGAAATTTTTGACCACGACGGCACGGGGCTGGCGTTGTTCTACGGTGATTTCTTTGCCCGGGAATCAAAAAGCGGTGGCGCATGGATGGGGAATTTTGTTGAGCAATCGATGCTTAACGAAACCAGACCGGTGATTTACAACGTCTGTAACTACCAAAAACCTGCCCAGGGTCAGCGCGCCTTGCTGCTGTGGGATGACGTCATTACGCTGTTCCATGAGTTTGGACACACGCTGCACGGCCTGTTTGCCAGTCAACGTTATGCCACACTCTCAGGAACCAATACCCCGCGTGATTTCGTTGAATTTCCTTCGCAAATTAATGAACACTGGGCGAGTCATCCACTGGTCTTTGCCCGCTACGCGCGCCATGTTGAAACCGGGGAAAGAATGCCAGAATCGCTGCAGGATAAGATGCAGCGGGCCAGCTTGTTTAACAAGGGCTACGATATGACCGAGTTGCTCAGTGCCGCATTACTGGATATGCACTGGCACACGTTGGAAAACGGCGAGAGGATATTGTCAGTAGCGGAGTTTGAGCAGTGTGCGCTGACTGCGGAAGGGCTGAATATTTCTGCTGTGCCGCCGCGTTATCGCAGCACTTATTTTGCTCATATTTTTGGTGGTGGCTATGCCGCGGGATATTACGCCTATTTATGGACGCAAATGTTGGCCGACGATGGCTATCAGTGGTTTGTCGAAAACGGTGGATTAACCCGTGAAAACGGCCAGTATTTTCGTGAGGCAATCCTCTCTCGCGGTAATAGTGCAGATTTGCATGGTCTGTATCCCGCATGGCGTGGGCGTGAACCAGGAATTAATGCAATGCTGCGCAACCGGGGATTAGAACAGTAG
- a CDS encoding diguanylate cyclase, which yields MMRETAEIDSILMELNHSIDAHYKWLVKMFHCVVSSDVTQADISGKNSHCACQFGQWLTPRLVKDDADYSYLSKINAAHEKMHLLGKDLLSVIVEERSQSWHFDSFQDALLAFTSAVMDYKIHLLTIRSNIDVLTGLPGRRMLDESFDQQLLDAQPLNLYLLLLDIDRFKYVNDTYGHLVGDVVLRNLASNLLSWTRYDEIAYRYGGEEFIILIRTKTDEQASLAGLRLCHLIEQKKIPYPQGEIDITVTAGITRVRQGETLDTALGRADRAMYEGKQTGRNRCMFMDEHEQITRVGAKERITTLV from the coding sequence ATGATGAGAGAAACGGCAGAAATAGATTCAATCTTGATGGAGTTGAATCACTCGATTGATGCGCACTATAAATGGCTAGTCAAAATGTTTCACTGCGTGGTGTCATCTGATGTCACTCAGGCGGATATTTCAGGTAAGAATTCGCACTGTGCCTGTCAATTCGGACAGTGGCTTACCCCGCGTCTGGTCAAAGATGACGCAGATTACAGTTATTTGAGTAAGATAAATGCGGCCCATGAAAAAATGCATTTATTAGGTAAGGACTTGCTATCGGTAATAGTAGAAGAACGCAGTCAGTCATGGCATTTCGACAGTTTTCAGGATGCGCTTCTGGCTTTTACGTCGGCGGTGATGGATTATAAAATACATTTACTGACTATCCGCAGTAATATCGATGTATTAACCGGTTTACCTGGCCGAAGAATGCTGGATGAGTCTTTTGACCAGCAGTTACTTGACGCGCAACCGCTTAATTTATATTTATTATTGCTGGATATCGACCGTTTTAAATACGTCAATGATACCTACGGCCATCTGGTTGGTGACGTCGTACTGCGCAATCTGGCATCAAATTTATTGTCATGGACTCGTTATGATGAGATCGCGTATCGCTACGGTGGCGAAGAGTTCATCATTCTGATCAGAACAAAAACGGATGAGCAGGCATCTCTCGCGGGCTTGCGCCTGTGTCATCTCATTGAACAAAAAAAGATCCCTTACCCGCAGGGGGAGATTGATATTACGGTAACGGCCGGGATCACACGAGTTCGTCAGGGCGAAACGCTGGACACGGCTCTCGGGCGTGCTGACCGAGCCATGTATGAAGGGAAGCAGACTGGCAGGAATCGCTGCATGTTTATGGATGAACATGAGCAGATCACACGGGTGGGTGCCAAAGAGCGGATAACGACGCTGGTCTGA